The following coding sequences lie in one Arachis ipaensis cultivar K30076 chromosome B05, Araip1.1, whole genome shotgun sequence genomic window:
- the LOC107644314 gene encoding NADH dehydrogenase [ubiquinone] 1 beta subcomplex subunit 10-B, with amino-acid sequence MGRKKGYVEFDESPPDDFDPENPYKDPVAFLEMREHIVREKWIQIEKAKIIREKLRWCYRIEGVNHLQKCRHLVQQYLDSTRGIGWGKDGRHPSLHGPKPEAVESE; translated from the exons atggGAAGAAAGAAGGGGTACGTGGAGTTCGATGAGTCGCCGCCGGACGACTTCGACCCGGAGAATCCGTACAAGGATCCGGTGGCTTTCTTGGAGATGAGGGAGCACATTGTCAGAGAGAAGTGGATCCAGATCGAGAAGGCTAAGATCATCAGGGAGAAGCTGCGATGGTGCTACCGCATCGAAGGCGTTAACCACCTTCAGAAATGCCGCCACCTCGTTCAGCAGTACCTTGATTCCACCCGCGGCATTGGTTGGGGCAAGGACGGTCGCCACCCTTCTCTCCACG GTCCAAAACCTGAGGCTGTTGAGTCTGAATGA
- the LOC107641225 gene encoding uncharacterized protein LOC107641225 has translation MEAKKKEEYNSEKPRRYHNYTPLRVSLVDVYREICHTEKLPPPRPIKHKKAGSQTEYFEYHKLYRYSTNDCYGLKNVIEKMDREGRLERYLADRSDDKRKRKKDGDDRGQQERPPQTPERHIHMINRGFAGGGVTKSSRKRHLKEVYQVREDSRTLDLPTISFTKEYTQGVTPGHDELVVIIMILANANLHRTLVDQESSADILFKPAFDKLMLEEKNIKAYPDNLFGLGDMPIRPLGFISLYTTLGKGTKSRTLNIDYIVVDVMSAYNTLLGQTTLNQLVTIVSTPHLCMKFPITEGIVTIKGD, from the coding sequence ATGGAGGCTAAGAAAAAGGAGGAGTACAATTCGGAAAAACCTCGAagataccacaattacaccccacTCCGAGTTTCTCTAGTCGATGTTTACAGGGAGATTTGTCATActgaaaagcttccacctcctcgCCCCATTAAGCACAAAAAGGCTGGAAGTCAGACAGAATATTTTGAGTACCACAAGCTATATAGGTATTCTACTAATGACTGTTATggattaaagaatgtcatagaaaaaatGGACAGAGAAGGTCGGCTAGAAAGGTACCTAGCTGATAGGTCGGacgacaaaagaaaaagaaaaaaagatggtGATGATAGAGGACAGCAAGAGCGACCTCCACAAACTCCTGAGAGGCACATACACATGATAAAtagaggatttgcaggagggggAGTCACTAAGTCCTCACGAAAAAGACATCTCAAAGAAGTGTATCAAGTCAGGGAAGATAGTAGAACTCTTGACTTGCCAACAATCTCATTCACCAAAGAATACACACAAGGGGTGACACCTGGTCATGACGAACTTGTAGTAATCATAATGATTCTTGCTAATGCAAACCTCCACAGAACGTTGGTGGATCAGGAGAGTTCAGCCGACATACTATTTAAGCCCGCTTTCGATAAGCTCATGTTAGAAGAGAAAAATATAAAGGCTTATCCCGATAACCTTTTCGGGTTAGGAGATATGCCGATCCGACCTTTGGGATTTATCTCATTATATACCACTCTTGGTAAAGGCACGAAGTCAAGAACTTTAAACAtcgactacatcgtggtcgacgtcaTGTCTGCTTACAACACCTTGTTAGGTCAGACCACCTTAAACCAGCTAGTTACTATTGTCTCCACACCTcacctatgtatgaaattcccaatAACAGAAGGAATTGTCACGATAAAAGGAGACTAG